A section of the Schistosoma haematobium chromosome ZW, whole genome shotgun sequence genome encodes:
- the KARS1_1 gene encoding Lysine--tRNA ligase (EggNog:ENOG410V5S8~COG:J) codes for MSSTQGEIGNPISQRNDVHHKKDNITKEDSVDATSYHEMRKNAISELKKTQKNPYPHKFHATISLAEFIKKYSSLSSGEHLDDVSVSITGRVHAKRSAGSKLIFYDIRSEDCQLQVMANIRSYKSETEFHDINEIIHLGDIIGCIGSPGKSKLGELSIIPHEIKLLSPCLYQLPHMHYGVKDKETRFRQRYLDLLMNEDVRQRFITRARIINYVRRFLDDLGFLEVETPMMNTIAGGAAAKPFVTYHNDLNMNLYMRVAPELYLKMLIIGGLNRVYELGRVFRNEGIDLTHNPEFTSCEFYMAYADYEDLMTITEDLISGLVKSLFGSYIIKYHPDGAESDEIIVDCTPPFKRINFYDDLAAKLNTKLPLPVTFETEETRQFFLKIAAQHGIDCPEPKTTARLLDKLAGEFLEPLCVNPTFLTCHPCIMSPLAKEHRSRPGLTERFELFMLNKELCNAYTELNDPVVQRERFLEQAKDKAAGDAEAMVTDEQFLTALGYGLPPTAGWGLGIDRLTMFLTNTNNIKEVILFPAMKPEANSAAPLNPTSEKPQDNKSSVSVNSYIPAELLSNTENLPDNTVLLDSSNLSPKSSLSPQIKVSPVPTSKTQNSPSQETSETPPSSTGKGGKKKKGRRS; via the exons ATGTCTAGTACTCAGGGAGAAATTGGTAACCC TATATCACAACGGAATGATGTCCATCACAAGAAAGATAATATAACAAAAGAGGACTCTGTTGACGCCACA AGTTACCATGAAATGCGGAAAAATGCTATTTCAGAGCTCAAAAAGACCCAGAAAAATCCATATCCACACAAATTTCATGCAACTATTTCGCTAGCTGAGTTTATCAAGAAATATTCATCTTTGAGTTCTGGTGAACATTTGGATGATGTCTCCGTCAGTATCACAG GCCGTGTTCATGCAAAGAGGTCAGCTGGATCAAAATTAATATTCTATGACATTCGATCTGAAGATTGTCAGTTACAAGTCATGGCAAACATTCGTTCCTACAAATCAGAAACTGAGTTTCatgatataaatgaaataatccaCCTGGGTGATATCATTGGCTGTATTGGTTCTCCAG GCAAATCCAAACTTGGTGAATTGAGTATCATTCCTCACGAAATCAAACTTCTATCCCCGTGTTTGTACCAACTTCCGCACATGCATTATGGCGTTAAGGACAAGGAAACCCGTTTCCGTCAACGTTATTTGGATCTCCTCATGAATGAGGACGTACGGCAGCGATTCATTACACGGGCTCGCATAATCAATTACGTCCGTAGATTCTTAGATGATCTTGGATTTCTGGAG GTTGAAACACCTATGATGAATACAATTGCTGGTGGAGCAGCAGCAAAACCATTTGTCACGTATCATAATGACctaaatatgaatttatatatGCGTGTTGCACCAGAACTTTACCTAAAAATGCTTATTATTGGAGGACTCAATCGTGTCTACGAACTTGGTCGTGTGTTCAGGAATGAAGGCATTGACTTAACTCATAATCCAGAGTTTACTTCATGTGAATTCTATATGGCGTATGCAGATTATGAAGATCTGATGACTATTACTGAAGATTTGATTTCTG GTTTAGTAAAATCTCTTTTCGGTTCCTACATCATTAAATATCATCCGGATGGTGCGGAATCGGACGAGATAATTGTCGATTGTACTCCACCGTTTAAACGTATCAATTTCTATGATGATTTAGCAGCTAAACTAAACACTAAACTACCTCTTCCAGTAACATTTGAAACAGAAGAAACTCGTCAGTTCTTTTTAAAAATTGCAGCTCAACATGGTATTGATTGTCCAGAACCAAAAACTACAGCCCGATTATTAGATAAG CTGGCTGGCGAATTCTTGGAACCCTTGTGTGTTAACCCAACTTTTCTTACATGTCATCCATGTATAATGAGTCCTTTGGCTAAAGAACATAGATCTCGTCCAGGTTTGACGGAACGCTTTGAATTGTTTATGCTAAATAAAGAACTTTGTAATGCATATACAGAGCTGAATGATCCAGTTGTACAACGTGAACGATTCTTGGAACAGGCTAAA GACAAGGCAGCAGGCGACGCTGAAGCCATGGTGACGGATGAACAGTTTCTCACGGCTTTAGGTTACGGTCTTCCGCCAACTGCAGGTTGGGGTCTCGGTATTGATAGATTAACTATGTTCCtgacaaatacaaataacattaagGAAGTTATCTTGTTCCCTGCTATGAAACCTGAAGCCAATAGTGCCGCACCCCTAAATCCAACGTCTGAAAAGCCACAAGATAATAAGTCTTCTGTTTCTGTTAATAGTTACATACCAGCTGAACTGTTAAGCAATACTGAAAATTTACCAGATAATACTGTACTTTTGGATAGCAGTAATTTATCGCctaaatcatcattatcaccTCAAATCAAAGTATCACCAGTACCAACTTCAAAAACACAAAATTCTCCAAGTCAAGAAACTAGTGAAACGCCACCTTCCAGTACAGGTAAAGGCGGAAAGAAGAAAAAGGGACGACGATCATAA